The following proteins are encoded in a genomic region of Coriobacteriia bacterium:
- the ppk1 gene encoding polyphosphate kinase 1, which translates to MNDETVGAGGLPSSVLSGDEAQPAAPSPAEAATRVRPEPTTPPQAGVVTVPEIEPMPLVAEPEPALPPAVDLTAPALYLNREMSLLDFQERVLEEAEDSANPLLERVKFLSIFSSNMAEFYMVRVAGLKQQVAAGVRDLSADGLTPAEQLQLVRDRASSLLRRSRRAFKALRDELCAAGIYILDYDELDDAQKRFADEYFESYVYPVLTPLAFDPARPFPHISNLSLNLAILIRTPEGEERFARVKMPRALPRLVPVCAPEASGPHCELKPDQPSRGRAFHFVWLEQLIISHMDMIFPGSEVVEAHAFRVTRDAEVAIQELEAEDLLETIEEGVRKRRFGSVVRVTVTPSLPDFVRDILVENLKLDPEDIVVLEPPIGASNLMELYKIDRPDLKDTPFRPAPLQLLDDEEQVDLFAAIRERDILLHRPFDSFEPFVDLLKQAASDPDVLAIKMTLYRVGKDSPVVEALLEAAQNGKEVAALVELKARFDEESNIGWARRLEQEGVHVVYGVLGLKTHSKIALIVRREGKRIRRYLHLGTGNYNVVTATQYTDLDFLTADEAMGEDATELFNFLTGYALRESYESFLVAPNTIRSGLEGLVMREIEHARAGRGGHMILKANSLVDAKVTKLLYEASIAGVKIELLIRGICQVRPGVLGVSENIRVRSVVGRFLEHSRVYYFGNAGDPTVLVGSADLMRRNLDRRVEILFPIKDPSLIKRLKADALDIYFADNTHARDMQPDGTYVRAQVAEGEERVDAQQTLIERSMRHAPSS; encoded by the coding sequence CGGCGCTCTACCTGAACCGCGAGATGTCGCTGCTCGACTTCCAGGAGCGCGTACTTGAGGAAGCCGAGGACTCGGCCAACCCGTTGCTCGAGCGCGTCAAGTTCCTCTCGATCTTCAGCTCCAACATGGCTGAGTTCTACATGGTGCGCGTCGCTGGTCTCAAGCAGCAGGTCGCGGCGGGCGTGCGCGATCTGTCCGCGGACGGGCTGACGCCCGCCGAGCAGCTTCAGCTCGTTCGTGACCGCGCCAGCTCGCTGCTGCGCCGTAGCCGCCGCGCGTTCAAGGCGCTGCGCGACGAACTGTGTGCCGCCGGAATCTACATCCTGGACTACGACGAACTCGACGACGCGCAGAAGCGGTTCGCCGACGAGTATTTCGAGAGCTACGTCTACCCCGTGCTCACGCCGCTGGCCTTCGACCCCGCGCGCCCCTTCCCACACATCTCGAACCTGAGCCTGAACCTCGCCATCCTCATACGAACGCCCGAAGGCGAAGAGCGGTTCGCGCGCGTGAAGATGCCGCGCGCCCTTCCTCGGTTGGTGCCGGTGTGTGCGCCAGAGGCCAGCGGGCCGCACTGCGAGCTGAAGCCCGATCAGCCCAGCCGAGGCCGAGCGTTTCACTTCGTATGGCTCGAGCAGCTCATCATCTCGCACATGGACATGATCTTCCCGGGCTCGGAGGTGGTCGAGGCGCACGCCTTCCGCGTGACTCGTGACGCCGAGGTGGCCATCCAAGAGCTCGAGGCCGAGGACCTACTCGAGACGATCGAGGAAGGCGTGCGCAAGCGCCGGTTCGGCAGCGTCGTGCGCGTCACGGTGACACCGTCGCTGCCCGACTTCGTGCGCGACATCCTGGTTGAGAATCTCAAGCTCGATCCCGAGGACATCGTTGTGCTCGAGCCGCCCATCGGTGCCAGCAACCTGATGGAGCTCTACAAGATCGATCGGCCAGACCTCAAAGACACACCCTTCCGCCCAGCTCCCTTGCAGCTACTCGACGACGAGGAGCAGGTCGATCTGTTCGCTGCGATTCGCGAGCGCGATATCTTGCTGCATCGCCCGTTCGACTCCTTCGAGCCGTTCGTGGACCTGCTCAAGCAGGCGGCAAGCGATCCCGATGTGCTCGCCATCAAGATGACGCTTTATCGCGTGGGGAAGGACAGCCCCGTGGTCGAGGCGCTTCTCGAAGCGGCGCAAAACGGCAAGGAGGTCGCGGCGCTCGTCGAGCTCAAGGCGCGCTTCGACGAGGAGAGCAACATCGGCTGGGCTCGGCGACTCGAGCAAGAAGGCGTCCACGTGGTCTACGGTGTGCTCGGCCTCAAGACGCACTCCAAGATCGCGCTCATCGTCCGCCGAGAAGGCAAGCGAATCCGCCGCTACCTGCATCTAGGGACCGGCAACTACAACGTCGTCACCGCCACGCAATACACCGACCTGGACTTCCTCACCGCCGACGAGGCCATGGGTGAGGACGCCACTGAGTTGTTCAACTTCCTGACAGGCTACGCACTGCGCGAGAGTTACGAGAGCTTCTTGGTTGCGCCCAACACCATCCGCAGCGGGCTCGAGGGACTCGTGATGCGCGAGATCGAGCATGCGCGCGCTGGCCGAGGCGGCCACATGATCCTCAAAGCCAACTCCCTCGTCGACGCAAAGGTCACGAAGCTCCTCTACGAAGCCTCGATTGCAGGCGTCAAGATCGAGCTTCTCATCCGCGGTATCTGCCAGGTGCGTCCGGGCGTGCTGGGTGTGAGCGAGAACATCCGCGTCCGAAGCGTCGTGGGCCGCTTCCTCGAGCACAGCCGCGTCTACTACTTCGGCAATGCGGGCGATCCGACCGTGCTCGTGGGCAGCGCCGACCTCATGCGCCGAAACCTCGACCGCCGAGTCGAGATCCTCTTCCCGATCAAGGATCCGTCGTTGATCAAGCGGCTGAAGGCCGACGCGCTCGACATCTACTTCGCCGACAACACGCACGCCCGTGACATGCAGCCGGATGGTACGTACGTCCGAGCGCAGGTGGCCGAGGGCGAGGAGCGAGTCGACGCGCAGCAGACGTTGATCGAGCGCAGCATGCGGCACGCGCCCAGCTCGTAG